In Methanothermobacter sp., a genomic segment contains:
- a CDS encoding GAF domain-containing protein has translation MYRIKIVTEKIKGASTVKEAAQIIFDELRILTDSKYCYVTYIDPKNGDSVAIVFSKVTSECNYYESIGEARFKRPKNGKYGGLLGYSMDTGKSFFTNDPENHPTAHGIPEGHKIIRRFLSVAVKSNNRVLGQIVLGNPQRDYTRDDLKVSMEVGEAYATILQGFYDGRIPLK, from the coding sequence ATGTATAGGATAAAGATAGTAACTGAAAAAATTAAAGGAGCATCCACGGTTAAAGAAGCAGCCCAGATAATATTCGATGAACTTAGAATACTAACAGATAGCAAATATTGCTACGTGACATACATAGACCCAAAAAATGGTGACAGCGTTGCTATAGTATTTTCAAAGGTTACAAGTGAATGTAATTATTACGAGAGTATAGGGGAGGCGCGGTTTAAACGCCCGAAAAATGGAAAGTATGGAGGATTACTAGGATATTCCATGGACACTGGCAAATCATTCTTCACCAACGACCCTGAAAACCACCCAACAGCTCATGGAATACCAGAAGGCCACAAGATCATCCGAAGATTTTTATCAGTGGCCGTGAAATCCAATAATAGGGTTTTGGGCCAGATAGTCCTCGGAAACCCCCAGAGGGATTACACAAGGGATGATCTTAAAGTTTCAATGGAAGTTGGAGAAGCCTATGCTACCATACTCCAAGGGTTTTATGATGGCAGAATACCACTAAAATAG
- a CDS encoding arsenate reductase ArsC: protein MKKVLFVCWNNSGRSQMAEAFLKNMYGEYYEVYSGGAEPKPINPSVVKVMEEIGISMKGHKPKSLKEFQGKKFDIIVTLCEDKCPVLPEAEKYIHVRFPDPKNANIETLRRIRDDIQEWIRKELKPQNMIEH, encoded by the coding sequence GTGAAGAAGGTGCTTTTTGTTTGTTGGAATAATTCTGGAAGATCCCAGATGGCTGAAGCCTTCCTCAAGAACATGTATGGTGAATATTATGAAGTTTATAGTGGTGGAGCCGAACCAAAGCCTATAAACCCTTCTGTAGTTAAAGTTATGGAAGAAATTGGCATAAGCATGAAAGGCCACAAACCAAAAAGTCTTAAAGAGTTTCAAGGAAAAAAATTCGATATAATAGTAACTCTCTGTGAAGATAAATGTCCAGTATTACCAGAAGCTGAAAAGTACATCCATGTCAGATTCCCAGATCCTAAAAATGCAAATATTGAAACATTACGCAGAATCAGAGATGATATCCAGGAATGGATCAGAAAAGAACTAAAACCCCAAAATATGATAGAACATTAG
- a CDS encoding DUF4352 domain-containing protein yields MITVLAIYAIGCLLINADATVTVNAAYTADSITGNYFPTYSRFIITNVTVKNNGNNPLTISSTDFSLLSNGEYIGYLNFYGHGTDVPENVQIPPGENKSFLLVFDVEDKDPEILEYNSLWDPFSEPETSGMGPVNIIPNPNSYANYEVKGKVNEKSYQMDVNITYKSTTNGQIEENIKRSGETIWLTGSVYREPIQSQSWAFDPETFEDENGTYSSYIFLPRGFVEGDSVPIKGSEGENVGEETVTGSKTINIMGKKIECWVTTAKEEEEGIKLQITRYYDKTTGLLLKEVYKEEGSAYGVSYTDSNTMQLTSTNIPLIGIS; encoded by the coding sequence TTGATAACAGTTTTAGCAATTTATGCCATTGGTTGTCTTTTAATTAATGCAGATGCCACTGTGACAGTGAATGCAGCATATACAGCAGATAGTATCACTGGTAATTATTTTCCAACTTATAGTAGGTTTATTATAACGAACGTCACAGTAAAAAATAATGGTAATAATCCTCTAACTATCTCTTCAACCGATTTCAGTTTACTCAGTAACGGTGAATATATAGGTTATTTAAACTTTTATGGCCATGGCACTGATGTACCCGAGAACGTTCAAATACCCCCAGGGGAAAATAAAAGCTTCTTATTAGTCTTCGACGTTGAAGACAAGGACCCTGAAATTCTAGAATATAATAGTTTGTGGGATCCTTTTTCAGAGCCGGAAACCAGTGGCATGGGACCAGTAAATATAATACCCAACCCCAACTCCTATGCAAATTATGAAGTGAAAGGCAAAGTCAACGAGAAATCCTATCAGATGGATGTTAATATTACCTATAAAAGTACAACAAACGGGCAAATAGAAGAAAACATAAAAAGAAGTGGTGAAACAATATGGTTAACTGGATCAGTATACCGAGAGCCTATTCAGAGCCAATCTTGGGCATTTGATCCTGAGACTTTCGAAGATGAAAATGGAACATATTCATCTTACATATTCCTACCTAGAGGCTTCGTAGAAGGGGATTCAGTACCAATTAAAGGATCAGAAGGTGAAAACGTGGGAGAAGAGACCGTAACAGGCTCCAAGACAATAAATATCATGGGTAAAAAGATCGAATGCTGGGTAACCACCGCCAAAGAGGAAGAAGAAGGCATTAAACTTCAAATCACAAGATATTATGATAAGACAACAGGATTATTACTAAAAGAAGTGTATAAAGAGGAAGGCAGCGCCTACGGAGTCAGCTACACAGATTCCAATACCATGCAACTTACCAGTACAAACATCCCATTAATCGGAATTTCTTAA
- the aroA gene encoding 3-phosphoshikimate 1-carboxyvinyltransferase has product MELKIRKSPRIYGMVDAPPSKSYTHRSIIIASLARGASTLYNPLEAEDTLASAHACKKFGAKIEEKKGEWIIEGVDGRPSTPDDVLDLKNSGTSLRILTSVAGLAENYTILTGDESLRSRPMQDLLDALRPLGVEAVSSRMNGRPPIIVKGGFKGGKTSISGGVSSQFISSILIAAPLSEYGVELKIEGDFISKPYVDMTLDVMRKFNVMVEFNPEERIFYVEPGEYTGKDYQVEGDYSSASYLLGAVAAVGGELTIRNLPKDSKQGDKIILDVLEDMGATIHRGQESVKIECDGRLQGVEVDLHDSPDLLPTVAVLGALAEGTTRIHGVEHARFKETDRIKTCTMELSRLGVPVEEKRDGMIIKGGKITGDTVYSHGDHRLVMAFTLIGLKAGLRIKDAEAYKVSFPDFINILASLGCRLEVCENG; this is encoded by the coding sequence ATGGAGCTTAAAATCCGGAAATCCCCTAGGATCTATGGTATGGTGGATGCACCACCCTCTAAGAGTTACACCCATCGCAGCATCATAATAGCATCACTTGCAAGGGGCGCATCAACCCTATACAATCCACTAGAAGCCGAGGATACACTGGCCTCGGCCCATGCTTGCAAGAAATTCGGGGCCAAAATAGAAGAGAAAAAAGGAGAATGGATAATAGAGGGCGTGGATGGGCGGCCAAGCACGCCGGATGATGTTTTAGATCTTAAAAATTCTGGCACGAGCTTGCGTATATTAACTTCGGTCGCTGGATTGGCAGAAAATTACACTATCCTTACTGGTGATGAGTCTCTTCGTTCACGTCCAATGCAGGATCTTTTGGATGCCCTCAGACCACTTGGGGTTGAAGCGGTATCATCTAGGATGAATGGGAGGCCACCAATCATAGTAAAAGGGGGATTTAAGGGTGGTAAGACTAGCATCTCTGGTGGTGTGAGTTCACAGTTTATATCCTCTATACTTATAGCGGCGCCATTATCAGAGTATGGTGTGGAACTTAAAATTGAAGGGGATTTCATTTCAAAACCATACGTGGATATGACATTAGATGTTATGAGAAAATTTAATGTCATGGTAGAATTTAACCCGGAAGAGAGAATATTCTATGTTGAACCTGGAGAGTATACTGGCAAGGATTATCAAGTGGAGGGTGATTATTCATCTGCATCATATCTCTTGGGTGCAGTCGCTGCCGTTGGCGGGGAACTCACAATCAGAAACCTTCCAAAGGATTCGAAACAAGGGGATAAAATAATATTGGATGTGCTAGAGGATATGGGGGCCACCATCCATAGGGGACAAGAGAGTGTTAAAATAGAATGTGATGGTAGACTACAGGGTGTAGAGGTCGACTTACATGATAGTCCTGATCTACTACCTACAGTGGCCGTCCTAGGAGCCCTTGCAGAGGGCACGACCAGGATACATGGAGTGGAACATGCCCGTTTCAAAGAGACTGACAGAATAAAAACTTGTACAATGGAACTTTCACGCTTGGGAGTGCCAGTAGAGGAGAAAAGGGATGGTATGATCATAAAAGGTGGCAAGATAACTGGGGATACAGTATATTCCCATGGTGATCATCGTCTTGTAATGGCATTCACACTCATAGGCCTCAAGGCAGGTTTGAGAATAAAAGATGCTGAAGCATATAAGGTATCATTTCCAGATTTTATTAATATTCTGGCAAGTTTGGGTTGCAGATTAGAGGTGTGCGAAAATGGGTAA
- a CDS encoding MATE family efflux transporter → MKRNKKTKKNETKGVTIITGDPKKAIWKLSGHLIIAMLLMSTYNLVDAIWVSGLGGNALAAIGFVTPLYMILVGLSNGLGAGAASSISRCIGAGDKKKMNNSAIHVIIITIIISIIITGILEFFLVDLLLILGSKDAFNLSVVYGRIVFAGTLFMLFNGSAYGILRGEGDTQRTMYAMIVSSIINMILDPILIYLLGLGIAGAAWATLASQFIVSAVILYWFFQKKDTFTRLSWKYYKADLMVAKSILEVALPASVEFLVISGGVAILNIILVTVAGTDAVAVYSAGWRIVMIGLVPIISIGTGTITVAGVAYGARKYDNLSEAHDYSTKLGILIATIMSILTFILAPYISIIFTYSPKMSHLAPVITEFLRVMCLFYIFMPPGLMSNSIFQGVGKGMTSLILTVIRQLLFIVIFAYILAIIFNFGQRGAWWGIVIGDIIGSSIAYLWARIYINRLQRHL, encoded by the coding sequence ATGAAAAGGAACAAAAAAACAAAAAAGAATGAAACAAAAGGTGTTACAATCATCACAGGAGACCCTAAAAAGGCCATCTGGAAACTCTCAGGCCATCTTATCATAGCAATGCTCCTAATGTCAACCTACAATTTAGTAGATGCCATATGGGTTTCGGGCTTGGGAGGTAACGCTCTCGCGGCTATTGGGTTTGTCACACCCCTTTATATGATACTCGTAGGCTTATCAAATGGTCTTGGAGCCGGCGCAGCATCTTCCATCTCAAGGTGTATAGGGGCCGGTGACAAGAAAAAAATGAACAACAGTGCAATACATGTCATAATAATCACCATCATCATCTCAATTATTATAACGGGAATACTTGAGTTCTTCTTGGTGGATCTGCTTTTAATTTTAGGTTCTAAAGACGCTTTTAACCTTTCTGTTGTATATGGTCGTATAGTCTTCGCTGGTACACTTTTCATGTTATTTAACGGTTCTGCCTATGGGATCTTAAGGGGTGAAGGTGATACCCAACGTACAATGTATGCTATGATAGTCTCATCCATAATCAACATGATACTTGACCCAATACTCATCTACCTACTAGGATTAGGGATTGCTGGTGCGGCTTGGGCGACATTAGCATCACAGTTTATCGTATCAGCCGTCATATTATACTGGTTCTTCCAAAAAAAGGACACATTCACAAGATTATCATGGAAGTATTACAAAGCCGATCTTATGGTTGCGAAATCTATTCTAGAGGTTGCATTGCCTGCCAGTGTAGAATTTCTGGTAATATCTGGTGGTGTTGCAATCTTGAACATAATACTTGTCACAGTGGCTGGGACAGATGCTGTGGCAGTCTATTCTGCTGGTTGGAGGATCGTCATGATAGGACTAGTCCCTATCATATCAATTGGCACAGGTACCATTACAGTTGCTGGTGTGGCATATGGCGCCAGAAAATACGATAATCTCTCAGAAGCCCACGATTATTCCACAAAATTAGGCATCCTCATAGCAACGATCATGAGCATCTTAACATTCATCCTTGCACCATATATTTCAATTATATTCACATATTCCCCGAAGATGAGCCACTTAGCCCCGGTAATAACAGAATTTCTTAGGGTCATGTGCCTATTTTATATTTTCATGCCCCCAGGGCTTATGTCAAATTCAATATTCCAAGGGGTGGGAAAAGGCATGACCTCCCTAATATTAACTGTAATAAGACAATTACTCTTCATAGTCATATTCGCGTATATTCTCGCCATTATTTTTAATTTCGGACAAAGAGGCGCCTGGTGGGGTATAGTCATAGGGGACATTATAGGAAGCTCGATAGCATACTTATGGGCCCGT
- a CDS encoding valine--tRNA ligase: MGSEIPKDYDHRNETKWQNKWEEQGLYKFKGDETRPQYIIDTPPPYPTGSIHMGHVLNWVYMDIIARFKRMRGYDVLFPQGWDCHGLPTEVKVEETYNIRKGDIPREEFRELCIELTTENIKRMKSQMKRLGFSQDWSTEFVTMTPEYMKKTQLSFLKMYRDGLIYRGVHPVNWCPRCETAIAFAEVEYIENETNLNYLKFPLEDSGYLEIATTRPELLAACVAVAVHPEDERYANLKGKSVQVPIFNHKVEIIEDEDVDPEFGTGAVMICTFGDKTDVTWVNRHNLDIIEAIDEKGQMTEAAGKYSGLSIKECKEKIIEDLKAEGHLIKQERIKQNLGVCWRCKTPIEILVKKQWFVAVKKLIDDVIEAAEEMKWIPEHMKTRLLNWTGSMDWDWCISRQRVFATPIPVWYCKKCGKTHLATEEMLPVDPTQTKPDFKCECGSEEFIGEEDVLDTWMDSSISPLAVAGWPKPEYKKLFPATLRPQGHDIIRTWAFYTILRCKALTGQKPFHEIIINGMVFGEDGHKMSKSRGNVITPEEVLEDYGADALRLWASNSVPGSDVPFAWKDVKYAYKFLRKFWNAFRFISFHLEDVKEKPKPLDQWILSKLNRLIKEVTRALEDYNFAKAINSIQMFIWHQFCDEYIEAVKYRLYSNDDPESKRAAQWTLNKVLETSLRLLAPMAPHFTEEIHQHIATGSIHTKEWPSVQEEYISDEIEAKGDLAVEIIGALRRFKSSNRIPLNAPLEKVNIYTTENLYDTIKDYLNDIKGTMNIQKLELIIGKPKIKEHVKELKPVMEKIGPKFRADAPKILAFIESADPEEIYERLETYGMIEIEGHKLTREYFKIKKEALGATGEKVEIIHLDDIILEIVP, from the coding sequence ATGGGCAGTGAAATACCCAAGGATTATGATCATAGGAATGAAACTAAATGGCAAAACAAATGGGAAGAACAAGGATTATACAAGTTTAAGGGTGATGAGACAAGACCCCAGTATATAATTGACACACCACCACCTTATCCAACTGGGTCTATACACATGGGCCATGTCTTGAATTGGGTTTACATGGATATAATCGCCCGTTTCAAGAGGATGAGGGGATATGATGTGTTATTCCCACAGGGGTGGGATTGTCATGGGCTCCCAACCGAAGTAAAGGTTGAAGAAACCTATAATATAAGGAAGGGTGACATACCCAGGGAGGAATTCAGGGAACTTTGCATAGAACTCACAACAGAGAACATAAAGCGGATGAAAAGCCAGATGAAAAGATTAGGTTTCAGCCAGGACTGGAGCACAGAATTCGTAACAATGACACCAGAGTACATGAAAAAAACACAATTATCATTTCTTAAAATGTATAGGGATGGTCTGATCTATAGGGGTGTGCACCCGGTTAATTGGTGTCCAAGGTGCGAGACAGCCATAGCATTTGCAGAAGTAGAATATATAGAAAATGAAACAAACCTAAACTATCTAAAATTCCCACTAGAAGATTCAGGTTACCTCGAGATAGCCACTACAAGACCTGAACTTTTAGCAGCTTGTGTAGCAGTCGCAGTACACCCAGAGGATGAAAGATACGCTAATCTGAAGGGTAAAAGCGTCCAAGTCCCCATATTCAACCACAAGGTCGAGATAATAGAGGACGAGGACGTTGACCCGGAATTTGGGACAGGAGCAGTTATGATATGTACATTCGGTGATAAAACAGACGTAACATGGGTCAACCGCCACAACCTGGATATAATAGAGGCCATAGACGAAAAAGGACAAATGACAGAAGCAGCAGGCAAATACAGCGGCCTCAGCATAAAAGAGTGTAAAGAGAAGATAATAGAAGACCTCAAAGCCGAGGGCCACCTTATAAAACAAGAGAGGATAAAACAGAACCTCGGCGTCTGCTGGAGGTGCAAAACACCCATCGAAATCCTAGTAAAGAAACAATGGTTCGTAGCTGTGAAAAAGCTCATAGATGATGTCATAGAAGCTGCAGAGGAAATGAAATGGATACCAGAACATATGAAGACAAGACTATTAAACTGGACCGGGTCCATGGACTGGGACTGGTGCATCTCAAGACAGAGAGTATTCGCAACACCAATACCAGTATGGTACTGTAAAAAATGTGGCAAAACACACCTAGCAACAGAGGAAATGCTACCAGTAGACCCCACCCAAACCAAACCAGACTTCAAATGCGAATGCGGCAGCGAAGAATTCATCGGAGAAGAGGATGTACTAGACACATGGATGGACAGTTCAATATCGCCACTAGCAGTTGCTGGCTGGCCAAAACCAGAATATAAAAAGCTATTCCCAGCAACTTTAAGGCCGCAGGGACATGACATAATACGAACATGGGCATTCTACACCATACTAAGATGTAAGGCCCTCACAGGCCAAAAACCATTCCATGAGATCATAATAAATGGTATGGTGTTCGGTGAGGACGGGCATAAAATGAGCAAATCAAGGGGCAATGTTATAACACCAGAAGAAGTCCTAGAAGATTATGGTGCTGACGCACTCCGATTATGGGCCTCAAATAGTGTCCCTGGCTCGGATGTTCCATTTGCTTGGAAAGATGTGAAGTACGCTTATAAGTTCCTCAGGAAATTCTGGAACGCATTCAGGTTCATAAGCTTCCACCTTGAAGATGTGAAAGAAAAACCCAAACCACTAGACCAGTGGATACTATCGAAGCTCAACAGGCTAATAAAAGAAGTTACAAGGGCCCTTGAAGATTACAATTTCGCAAAGGCCATAAATAGTATACAAATGTTCATCTGGCACCAATTCTGTGACGAATACATAGAAGCGGTCAAATACCGCCTATATTCCAATGATGACCCCGAATCGAAAAGAGCAGCTCAATGGACATTAAACAAGGTCCTTGAAACATCATTAAGGTTATTAGCTCCAATGGCGCCACACTTCACAGAAGAGATCCACCAACACATAGCCACTGGATCAATACATACAAAAGAGTGGCCAAGTGTCCAGGAGGAATATATCAGTGATGAAATAGAAGCCAAAGGGGACCTTGCAGTAGAGATCATAGGCGCCCTAAGGAGGTTCAAATCATCCAATAGGATACCATTGAACGCTCCACTAGAAAAAGTGAACATCTACACAACAGAAAACCTCTACGATACAATAAAAGACTACCTAAACGACATCAAAGGCACAATGAATATACAAAAACTGGAGCTTATAATAGGCAAACCAAAGATAAAAGAACATGTAAAAGAACTCAAACCAGTAATGGAGAAGATAGGCCCTAAGTTCAGGGCTGACGCCCCTAAGATACTAGCATTCATAGAATCCGCGGACCCAGAGGAAATATATGAAAGGCTAGAAACTTATGGTATGATAGAAATCGAAGGCCACAAATTAACAAGAGAATACTTTAAGATTAAAAAGGAGGCCCTTGGCGCCACAGGAGAAAAAGTGGAGATAATACACCTAGATGATATAATATTAGAGATTGTACCGTGA
- a CDS encoding UvrD-helicase domain-containing protein, protein MTRSLCDSQDECTETQKEAVKYNEGPLLIIAGPGTGKTRVIIEKVAYLIKREKVDPESILVITFTEKAAEELKNRLTKCVGLDVEKMQVSTIHSFCSKILHEYREYHDLGADFEILNEETQFIFIRAHFTELKLNMICTALGYFVAPYDILPEEIYRPQGYIDDIYLSSLILGKIAEKNGYELLEEYWRGEEDLKSVIRECQKRSKKILGKDTEKILSYVGLGKTLN, encoded by the coding sequence ATGACCAGATCATTATGCGATAGCCAAGATGAATGTACAGAAACCCAAAAAGAAGCTGTGAAATACAATGAAGGGCCGCTACTTATAATAGCCGGGCCTGGGACGGGTAAAACTCGTGTAATCATCGAAAAAGTGGCCTATCTTATAAAAAGGGAAAAGGTAGACCCTGAAAGCATACTTGTTATAACATTTACTGAAAAGGCTGCTGAGGAGCTTAAAAATCGTTTAACAAAATGTGTGGGTTTAGATGTTGAAAAAATGCAAGTTTCCACTATCCACTCATTCTGCAGCAAGATATTGCATGAATACAGAGAATATCATGATCTTGGCGCGGATTTTGAAATCCTAAATGAAGAAACTCAATTCATTTTTATAAGAGCCCATTTTACGGAGTTAAAACTCAATATGATATGCACCGCACTAGGATACTTCGTAGCCCCCTATGATATCCTACCCGAAGAAATATACAGGCCACAAGGTTACATCGACGACATATACTTATCTTCACTAATCCTGGGAAAAATAGCAGAAAAAAACGGCTACGAACTCCTAGAAGAATACTGGAGAGGTGAAGAAGACCTCAAATCAGTCATCAGAGAATGTCAAAAACGTTCAAAGAAAATACTGGGTAAAGACACGGAAAAGATACTCTCATATGTCGGACTCGGAAAAACTTTAAATTGA
- a CDS encoding GTP-binding protein — MGKKIVIFGDYDSGKTTTLEKLCEKIVKVEYNGITVALDYGNITLDGEKIHLFATPGHERFRFMLEIIANGLDGAIIVVDNSRGVTAVEERIMDSLEDANIPYVVFANKQDLDDSTLEISRGVDVIPTIATENAGLLEGLKILLGKIS, encoded by the coding sequence ATGGGTAAAAAGATTGTAATATTTGGAGATTATGATTCTGGGAAGACAACAACCCTAGAAAAGTTATGTGAAAAGATCGTGAAGGTTGAATACAATGGGATTACAGTAGCCCTTGATTATGGTAACATAACCTTAGATGGTGAAAAGATACATCTTTTCGCCACACCAGGTCATGAAAGGTTCAGGTTCATGTTGGAGATAATAGCAAATGGCCTGGACGGGGCTATAATAGTGGTTGATAATAGTAGGGGTGTTACAGCTGTAGAAGAGCGTATAATGGACTCATTAGAAGATGCGAATATACCTTATGTTGTATTTGCGAATAAACAGGATTTGGATGATTCCACCCTTGAAATAAGTAGGGGAGTTGATGTTATACCCACAATAGCGACCGAGAATGCGGGACTCCTAGAGGGTCTTAAAATACTCTTAGGAAAAATTTCATGA